DNA sequence from the Vicia villosa cultivar HV-30 ecotype Madison, WI linkage group LG3, Vvil1.0, whole genome shotgun sequence genome:
AATTTCTAAATAATCCAAAAAACAAgatattagtttaattaattgagaaaataatttcacaaacttttggttgtgagtagaaacatatgcatgatcttttagtagatgcaacaattaatatcataaaaattcaaattctcaaatttttctttggaaacatacaaatttattGCATTGAAGAAACTTATGGTTCTTCAAAACTAATTCTCGCATCATAGTAGATTTGAGATGATCCAACTGATTTTGCCAACAACACATTTCAGTGTGTTGTGGTTACAATAATacatatatgtattttaattattctaaattgtttgaataaactctatgattttctagtaaataAATCTTCATAAACCATACatacatattttatttgatttaattgttataaattaaatctaaacttatttcataataatattattcAAGTCACACACATTAAGTCAAAAGAACTCTATGAATCAACCCTAttttatattgtcaaaatattttaaaaaacataaatattagCTATTTTTAGTTATAAACACTAAATGATTTTATAATAAAAGGTaagtaatttattaaattatttccatgaaattatataaaaacattaaatttcattaattttttttttttttttgaaatcaagtAATATATTAAAAACTCCAACCGTTCAAGATTACAACAACAAGAAGCCAAAAgcaaagaaaattacaaaccgaTTGAAACTAGCTTAAGTAATACAATGGGTTATTgcaaaactcataaaagttataaTTGGAGTGAGTAATTTTCCCGATATATGACCACCTCCACACAAGAGTTTTACAACTCCAAACCACATCCCTCGAATTCCACGATCCATTGTTGAAGATTATATCGTTCCTACGCATCCATAAAGTCCACAAAATAGCTAACCAAACGGTACCAACTTTAGCATTTTTTACTTTCTTAGACCGACAAAAAGTGCTCCAGTACAAAAAATACTCCTTGAAATCTACCCCAATTTTATAAGTTAGCCCGATCCACTCGGCCATCTCTCTCCAAACCATACCGGCATTCCGGCATAAAAGAAAAGAGTGAAGGAGAGATTCATTATATTCGGTACAAAAAACACAATCCAAAATCGAGGTAGTAGCAATGATACCTTTAATCAAAAGAGAATCCTTAGTTGGAACTTTATTGATGAAGCacctccaaccaaaagcctttACTTTCAAGGGGGCGTCGACCTTCCAAATATCTAAGAAAGCCAAATCGTAACGGTTATCCGGACCACAAGGAACAAGAGCGTTACTAAGAAAGCGATAGCATGAAGCTACGGTGTAAACTCCGTCCGGTTGAAGTTTCCAAAGCGCCAAATCCTCACAAGACTCGGACAAAGATGAATCGGCTAGCAGTTGTAAAATGCTGCAAATATCCCTTCCTATTGCAGCAGCCCCATAAAAATCCTCGTTAGAATTTCCAGCAAAATCCTGCAAATTAGAACCTCTCGAAACAGCCGCTTCACCTACAGCTTGAGGAATCCGATTGGTTGCATTAAGAAGAGAGGCTGTAGCAGCCGGATCAAGAGCTACACGGCCAGCCTGTGCAGAAACCGGAGCAGCAGATTGAACAGGAAGCGGAACAGCAGCTTCGTCAGAAAACGCGGCTGCAATGTGATCCGAGGGTGGAGCAGCAGCGTCGTCTACAGCTTGATTCACGGGAATTCCTAAATCTCCCCAAGTCCAAGTCCCATTAATCCATCCACCCATGGCTCCGATTGAAACATCTTGCAACAAAGAAAGCTTGAAAAGATTCGGAAAAAGATCCTTTAAAGTACCACTATTCAACcaatgagctttccaaaaagaaATAGTGTGACCGGCTCCaacctgaaaaagaaaattgTTAGTAAAAAAGTTCTCCGGTAAATCTTTCCCCAACGCTACAAGATCCGCCCACCACACCGACGAACACCTATCCTTCTTAACCATCAAAGAATCACAACTCAACCTAAGATTCACATCCTCATATCGAGCCTTTAACATTCTATACCACAATTCATTAGAAGCACCAAAAATCCTCCAATTCCACTTCAAAAGGAGCGCTTTATTAAAAAGATCCAATCTTCTAAAACCAAGGCCGCCTTTCTCCACCGGAAGACACAAGTCATGCCACTTCACCCAATGCATACTCTTTTTCTCTTCCGTCCCTCCCCATAAAAAATTACTTTGCATTTTATTAATTTCCAATATAACCATCTTCGGCGCTTTGTAAAAAGAAAGAGTGAATATCGCCAAACTACTTAGCACCGATTTTAAAAGAGTTATCCTCCCTCCAAAACTAAGCCGCCGCCCTTTCCAAGAATTCAATCTCCTCCTAACATTATCCAAAAGAGGCTTCCAAGACGAGATTCTCCTTGGATTTTTGCCAACTAAAATACCGAGAAATTTGAACTCCTTCTCCTCCTCCCTACAATTTAAGAAATTAGTAGCCACTCCCATAAAGTGCGGATTAATGTTGATCCCAATCAACTTGCTCTTGTGATAATTAATGCTAAGGCCCGACACTAATTCAAAGCTCTGTAAGACCGCCTTAATAGCCCAAAGATGATTCCAACTCCCATCTCCAATTAAAAGTGTGTCATcggcaaattgaagaatatcaacAAAACATTTTCCGTTCACATTAACACCAACAAAATCACCATTATCCACCGCTCTTCCAACCAAGGCCTTTAGACCTTCCGCCACTATAACAAATAGAAAAGGAGAGATAGGATCTCCTTGACGGAGTCCCCTTTCTACCAAGAATTCCTTCGTTGGGCTACCATTCACAATCACCGACATCTTGCTTGAGAAAACACTAGCCTCCATCCATCTCATCCAGGATTGTatatcttgttgtccaggattgttggaagcaagagagttgagtttgagaggattgttctcatttcaacttggTTGATCATaaaaggattgttcttggtgattGTGTTGGTCTTGTATGAGTCTTAACAATactaaaatctctttcatgttgaaaaaggactagagtactctcggattgtgacgGAAACCAAGATACATCCTTgtgttttttattgttttcagCACTTTATCATTTTCATAAACACTTTCAAACTAGAAAAATAAAGCAACATAccactaaaataaaaaattgaccaGAGCTCCAAGATAATATTCCTATTTAAGCATAGCCTCCCAAGTCTTGGTTTTTGTCTCAGATGAAATTGCCTCAGATAAACATACAAagcttttctttgggtgtttcaaatatataatttataattgatcatgatctcataagtatcaactaTATATTTAACTTTAGacatctaaagaatggatcttcatgTCCATtgtctttttatgaacatatttattacatgatattcaatatcaattttaacaatATATGTGATACATATACATGAATTTCTAAATAATCCAAAAAACAAGATATTAGtctaattaattgagaaaataatttcacaaacttttggttgtgagtagaaacatatgcatgatcttttagtcgatgcaacaattaatatcataaaaattcaaattctcaaatttttctttggaaacatacaaatttattGCATTGAAGAAACTTATGGTTCTTCAAAACTAATTCTCGCATCATAGTAGATTTGAGATGATCCAACTGATTTTGCCAACAACACATTTCAGTGTGTTGTGGTTACAATAATacatatatgtattttaattattctaaattgtttgaataaactctatgattttctagtaaataAATCTTCATAAACCATACatacatattttatttgatttaattgttataaattaaatctaaatttatttcataataatattattcAAGTCACACACATTAAGTCAAAAGAACTCTATGAATCAACCCTAttttatattgtcaaaatattttaaaaaacataaatattagCTATTTTTAGTTATAAACACTAAATGATTTTATAATAAAAGGTaagtaatttattaaattatttccaTGAAATTATATAAAAACATTAAATTTCATTAATTAAGTTATGGTAAGTTAATTATGGTTTTATGTTAATACTATTTAACCATACGTGTCATAAATATGGACAGGGTTAATTTGgatgtagtattatgatttttcTCAAGTTTATATaatgaaatattttaattatattctaGGGTTTAAATGAAGTAGAAAATAAACGAGCGCCATATTCAAAAAGAATAAATAACAAAACCCAAGCTCCGCCAAATTTCAAGTCTAAAATAACTACTATAAAACATAAggcttattcaaattcaaatctcaatcaTAACTACAAATTTGTATCTCTTTCTCATTGTGTTTCAGTAAACTATAGCCGTAGAGAGAAATGGAGAGTGGTGGCTCAATGAAAAGAACAACCAGCAATGAATCACCTTTTACTCCTCTTGATCCAAAAAGGCCGAGAGTTGTTTCGGATGAAATTCCAGATGTTCCTCCTGCTTTTCGGCCTATAACTCCAGATGTTCCTCCTGGTTTTCTGCCTATACAGATTTCCAATTTGGATGAGCCAGTTTGTAACCGAAGAACCAATGCCAAACGTGACAATCAACATATTGATGAGCCTTACGTATCCGACATCTCCGAATATCTTCGCATGATGGAGGTAATCTATTACTGCCATCTCTGTTATATCATTGCGTAATTTCTGTGTCTTTAAATTAATGTCTTCTTGCTTGTTTCTCAGATCGAGGAAAAACGAAAACCGGCTATTGATTACATTGAAAGAGTTCAGAGATGCATGATGACTACAAACATGAGAGAAAAATTGGTTGATTGGCTAGTTGAGGTTGCAGATGTATACAAACTTTTACCAGAAACTCTTCATCTAGCTGTTTCCTATATTGACAGATTCCTATCTATCCAATCTCTCAATACATCCAAGCTTCAGTTGCTTGGGATTTCTGCTATGCTCATTGCGTCGTAAGAtctcaacaatattttttttccatCAAAATTATCAACGTTTTCTTTGTTTGCTTAAGCATtaaaatttcatgacttttaaaTATGCAGCAAGTATGAAGAAGTCAATCCAACAAGAGCGGTACAGTTCTGCCAAATTACTACCTATGAACTGCATGAGGTATCACACTCATTTCTCTACTTTTTAGTCAAATTTTCTATAGTTTTATTCTCTGTTGCTTTGTTTCTCATAATTATTGCTTTTAATGTAGGTTTTAGAAATGGAAGCTCGCATACTCAAGTCCCTAAATTATGAAATGGGAAATCCTAATGTCATCACATTTTTAAGGcatggattttttttttcatatcttaAATTTGAATATCTAAACTTTGCTGTACTGATTATATTAATCATTTGCCATTTGGTTTGTTTTACTTCAGGACGTTTGCTGTGATTGCTTGTGAGAATCAAACGGTAAGTTGAAATGTTGTTTTATTACAAGTCGATAATGTCTAATGTTTTCAAAGTGATATTAATTATTGTTGGTTTTTGTTTGCAGACTTCCCATTCCCAGTTTAAATATTTGTGCAACTATCTTGCCGATTTGAGCCTGCTTGACTACGAGTGTCTACAATTTAAGCCTTCTACATTGGCTGCCTCCGTTATATTTCTGGCCAAATTTATTATCCGGCCTCGAGTAAATCCTTGGGTAAATATTTAATGTTATGGACTATAATCTAGTATTTCGATGTACTTAATATTTTCTTGCCAAATTTATTATCTGGCCTAGATTACATGTTTGATGTTAGAGACTATAATCTATTTGATTGTCTAAAAGGATAGTATTTCAATGTACTTAATGTTTTGAATCTATTGCAGACTTTGTCCCTCCATGAATCTTTGGGTTATGGATCTGATGATTTGGAAGATTGTGCTACCATTCTACATGATTTGTATTTGTCAAGAAGGGCAGCATCCTTGAAAACTGTCCGTGACAAATACAAGCGGAGCAAGGTGATTTTTTCGACTTTTTGTTGCAGTAATTTTTAGTATTGCAAGTGTATTGACATGAAATCATTCCCTGGAACAGTACAAATGTGTAGCAAACTTGTCTTCCCCGCCTGAGCTGCCAGAAAGTTACTTTGAAGATGTTCATGCCTTCTACCAGTGCAATGGAGGCGCGAACATCACGACAGACGATGAGTGGGATTGAGCATGGTGGTTAGGGAAGATAACAGTGAAAGGATGTTGTGGCCGCTACATAGAGATGCAAGGGTTTCGATGATGCCATAACTAGTGAAGCTAAGTCCATGATCAAGTCAATATGGATTTAAGTACCATAGATGATCGTATCAGTAAGGCTCAATAATTCTTACGATGAAGGACTTATATGAAGTGCATCACTGGAAATGAAAAGGTGATTTACATGTTATTAGGTGGAGGTGGTTCCTATCTGCGAGGTAGCTTTGTTACTAGTGCTCTTGGTTTTAGCTGTTGGGCGTTGTGGGTTTTTCGTGGTTGTTGTCGTTAGTATTTAGCAGTACTGTTCGGACTTTATGAATCACtaacataaaattataaaatgtattaattaatttttacattaatttttttttatgagaacTCATTAACTAATTTATGGACTGTATTAACCAccttaaatataatattaataaaaatagggtaATGTTAACGAGTGCCCCAAGGGCACTATTTAAGCattctatataaaaaaaattccttaaataaatgatttatttcaatattcaatacattgaatacatgttatttttcaataaaataaactttcttattctttaaaaaaggctattatttccatttttaaaatattaaatgtaaGTAGTACTTACCTTTTTAAACTCTTAACAAGTGCAccaggggcactcgttagcattccccataaaaaaaaatataagactTAACTTTTAATGTCACACACTAATAACAAGTTTAATTTCCCATTTAAGAGTACTTAATGTCGCGATATCTATTATGAAAAATACCACAAAATACACCGCTGTGAACTGTGAAGAGTTGACTCCTAAATCAATTGATTCAAGGCATTTTATCCAACTAACAGATATCAGTAGAGTTACTcatgttaaataaaaaaaatccatactgattgaaataaaataaatggaacTCCCTTGTAACATTCTATGTCTAAACATTCTTGCatcgttaatttttttttattttaatttggatTGTTATTAATCAAACAATCTTgtttgaaatataattaaaaattaaattacagaaataataataaaattttaagttttttttttataacaacTTTGTATTCCAACGAGAGTTTTAGGGGTATTCTAACTCAATACAAAATAAATGATTCTATTATTATATCACTCTAGTAATCTAGTTTAAGATAATGAATTGGACATTTGAATCATTAATAAAAGTTACAATTTATTCTGTCTTTTGCACATATAGCAAGAAAACCACGCGGCATTGAagtatatttctttaagatcccCCACAGTTTCATTGAATAATATGTCGTTGTTTCCAGATGCACCAACAAACAGTCAACCACAACACTTCTGCCCTTTTATTTGACATCCTCTCAGGACCGGCCCAATATATATTGAGGCCTAAGGCGGATTTTaagtaaaatttaatataaaatatttaaatttagtttttaattttttaaaacttaaaattatttattaaattattctaatcgattttatttaatatgtttttttcaataaatgttaaaataaattcattcaatATTTACTTATACAagtttaaaattaaaaagtattaattttaatataactattattattattattattaattagggGTAATGACATAAAAtggtaaaataaaaatgattgaatttttttacagtaaaaaatatatttatattacacaaaaaaatagtatatatattaaatttatggTGGTCGCTTAATGCATATTGCTGGATGTATATTAttgttgttaataataataattgatttaaataataaaaataatatgtgtAACACTTTGAGTTCTTCCATTACTATTCTTTGCAGGATTTTTGTTGATTCTCTCTCCAAATTAAATGCAAATATTAAATTATGCCATCTATATTTTCTCTAATAGCCAATAAAAAGTGTAAAGTGATCCTAATATAACATAACCTAGTACTAATCCTAATGCATAGAAGGAAAAAAAATAGAGGCCCAAGGCAGTGGCCTAGGTTGCCTACCCCTTGGGCCGGCCCTGATCCTCTATTTTTATGAATGAAATCACCTTCAGAATTTGACTGCTACAGTTTTTTCCGCAAGTATTTCAACCTCCAACCACACCTCAATCTTCTGCCTTTTTTTTAGCATAGGACAATGTATCATAAtatgatttatgtctttttccTGAGTAAAACAACACACACAGACTTTATCATGAGTATTATGGATGATACCCCTTTTAGAAAGTTGCTTCCTTGTGGGAAGTCTATCCATGAATAATCTCCACCCAAACAACTTTACTTTTGATGGAACCCTTGAATCCCAAATTACTTTCAGATCCTATTTCAGTGTAGGATCAATAGAATCACCTTCTTGATCCTTCAAAAATTTACCATAACATGACCTAATAGTAAACACCTTATTCATATCATAAGGCCCTACCAATCCATCTAATTAATTTCCCACGGGATTGATTTCTTGCAGTACTTCTAGCAATTTTTCCTTTTCTGAAACGACCTCAAATCCCACATcctctaatttttttattgaaattattttgaaCAATATGTGTGGCTAAACcctccaatgctagggggtgtccctgatttaaCATTGTAAACTACTTTAAATTCTTACTTTCAGTAATATATTAGTTTTTCATAATTGATTTAATCGTTcaatgtttttaatgctttccctGTCTGACCAAGATGGATTGATTCATGGTTAACAATTAGGGCTGAATTGCCGTTGTTAAATCCTTTGATCGATTATACTATAGTATATATCACATAGGACTAAGGATATCATATAGTAACTGGAACATTCTTAATAATATtaatgcttaatttcatcactaatttcgaaggacatTGGGATTAGGATTGAATGTTTAAAGGTTTGctactaaggacttaggagtaaACATCTTTAAGGTTTGCACACACTTACCCTttcatgttactcatatttgtaaAACCAATATTTTATTTACTTGTTATTTTATAATTATCCAAACCAAAACTCCCAAGGCTTTTGTTTAACTgaattgaaatgataactctatatcaccacgcagtccttgagatcgatacttTGGGATTTCTCATTATTACTACATTAGAAGATTAGTACACTTGTTAATTTACCAATCAAATTTTGGCGTCGTTGTCGGGGAGTGCCTAAATATAGATTTTTTTAagttcaattaaaattttgttgctcgtcaactaaaactttattttcagttttattgttattattttatttggattcCACTAATCTGTTTATAATCTTTGTATGCAAGGAAAGTCCTCAGCTGATTTACCTTTTGACGTAGAACCAGAAAGATCTTTGCACTCTAGGCTCAAGCAAGCTAAACAAGCAAGACTAGAAGAGTCAAACGCATAACCTCTAATTCCATAACCAGGAAGAGAGTAAGAAGTTTCTGATCATTTTGATTCAATTTAAAGTCAAATATAGAGTCGGATACAGAAACATTAATGAGGGAACCTCAAGAAAGGCTCATTGGTGACTATGGTGTGGCGAATACACCGGGTGGTAGAGTAACAATTATCAACCacccggtgaatgttcctaatttttcAATTTCATCCAAGCACAATCAATCAGCTTGAAAGAAATCGTTTCACTGGAAAGATAATTGAAGGTGCAAACAAACACCTGCAGAGGTTTCTAACCATGAACACTACGTTGAAAATTGTTGgtcattgtaatacggtgaactgactttttttgaaatgtgcggatagcaagagtcgccaccgacttttattttatccaattggaaaggcaaaaagaacaggaaagacctttgaaatattttgagttcggggggtaagttatacaaagggaaggtttaaagcaccctttgtatccatggttatccatgggctcttaattgcttagctcacttgtttgtttgaattttttgaaaagaaatgtagtgtgtgtttagaaaagatttgaataaggactctagcttgtaaataagcgtagccttttttatttgattctttgaaaaagaggtgtgaaaagtaatttgaaagtttgaatgtgtgagcaagcatttaagaactacctaccctaagattgtctttctcgttctttaagtctttcggacgAAAGGGACTATCtataccatgagagggcatgaagtttttcaattggatgtgcgggtcatcgaagggtcatcgagaataatcgttcgccacaagactgtccctaccataaagaggtcaggtagtctaagggaaggatataatagtcattttaggcaacattaaagataccttagcattcgaagggactatcaccattttatTGAGGGATGATATCATATTTATTGTAGACAACtagaagggactatgatcttttatcggagggacatgatgattttgaatcgaaggcagcaggctaaggtatccctacatccgagggacttgactatttttgatcgagaaggcagcataagagtggttaccttaaaggtgggtgtgtgcaccaatcacgtgagttcagttcgaatatttatcttttaattattagtGATTCTAAATTAATTTGCAGGCTTgtactccctaggattactaaccacgtagAAAATAGAACAGTTTaatattcctacgctattacaataaacacttgtTGATGCgggaaaattaaaggcagaaaaataaacctaattactaCTACAATAAAACCCTTGAAGGGTAACAGAAAATAAAAGGCGGAAAGAAatgtagaaaactttttgtacatggctttggggcagatacaataAAGTAAAcagatcaaaaaattaaaattgtaataattaggcaaataaaataaaaaggcaaggcaaaaataaaggcgaaaattaaataaaggcaaaaattaaataaaggcagaaatcaaataaataaacaagttttaccccAAGACTGGGAAAAAACAAACGACAATCAtagaatatgagatgagaagagaatacGCGTTTGAAGAAATTTAATGTTTAATTACAAAGGCAAACCTAATCCTTGAAGGTTAATGGCTAAAAACCTAATGAGAGATTTTTATAGGGGAACTAATTACTAAGCCTAACTGTTGTTATAAGAAAAAGTCAATTGATTAAATAAACCTAAATCTtattaaattaacctaattattaaattaattaactaatcctaaattaatttatttaattattaacctaaaacctattactaatttattaaataaattacctaaaattaattactaaattatTGAATTAATTATCTAAGTATTTAATCTAatttaaattaactaaaaataataataattttataaaaaacaaaaaggtTTTAAAGTTTTGtataaaaacccaaaaaaaaccaTGTTAACAAAACTATATTGGCTTAAaagaaaaatttatataaatgaaaataaaacaaaataaacaaataataataaaataaaattaaaaaaattaaaaacctgGGCGCTGGAATCTGGTACGGTGGAGTCTTGAAGGAACACCATGAGCATCATGTGCTCGGGCCGTTGGATAGCATTGCTATGGAGATCTAATGGCAAAGGCGTGAGAGTGCATGGAGCGTGAACACGCGTTGGGTGTACCAGATCCGTAGGTAAGGTAAAACAAAGAAAATACCACAAAATTAACGCAagagccagggatcgaacccctgccctcGCGCTTAAAACCTTTTACGTATTGTTCCTCCACCAAGCCATTGACTTCTTCACTGACGACAATCAACCAAAAAATAATATGTATAAAAATACCTGGGTAACGGTAATTCAACCAAAGTCCAACGCTGGGCCCCACGAGGCATTTGACTGGCCGACCAGGAGAAGGGAGAGAGCCTGGTAGTTGAACGACGAATGAAAAGAAGCCACGCGTGGGGGGaattactattcatcatcttcctctcATGCACCTGCGGATTCTATTGCGATTTTTCTCACGAAATAACTTGCGGATTTCACAGCTTTTCCTGGGAACTTTCATAACTTGCAAAAACACGATGAAACAACAATCCCAACGGACCATATCTCCATAAAATCACGTTTTGAATTCAAATATGAGGTTTCTTTGATCTGAAGCTGCTTGGAGCATGGGATATGAAAGCTTTCAAGCTTGGTGCCCTAATAATGGTGATTGTCGTTCCGGCCACCAAAAGCTGCAAATGAATGATCAAATTGCTTCTAATACATCACATGAACGTGTTAGCAACGTTATTTCTAATCGAAATAGACAATAAGATTGAAAAAGATTATAAACATGTTTTGAGAAATATGAATGTGCATGTGCAGCATAGGACGAGCATGGGACTGTACCAGGAATGCTTCTTACCTTCCTTTACCTGCAGAACCAGGCTGGATGATTAGTAGACTTTGAAGAGGTCTGTGAATCAAGTTTTTGAAAATTGTGAACTTTAGGTGTAACTTTGCACTTGGAAACCCTAGTCCTCCTTGGCCAATTTTCGTCCCCCTTAAGGCTGAGTATTAAGAGCAATATATAAGGGTGAGATTAGGGTTAGATGAACTTGGAAAGAAACAATTGGATTGTGtggaaaaaatttgatttgaaaaatcatataaaatctttctaattcaagctcccattctattttccaatatttTTCCTTCACGTGTTCCTTTGCTTGTGATTGTGATTTGGATCTGAATAAATAAACAAGAgtaattcaaagaatatccttttattcaattatgtttttatttgaattaaaatgactttaaatgaataaaaataaaaataattaaaataaaattcacaaaacgaATAAATATTGGCTCATGGGCCTCTTGCAAGCTTAGAATCACGTGGGAGAGCCAAAAGTCCAAACCCAATATTCAAAAGTATGAATTTTGTCCATTTGAGTTCCATGCATTTCTCAAAATTAGTCCAAATCGCACCatccataactctctcaatttttattgtatggaagtgtttttgagctttttagaaagcttagagtgtcctctaaatgatgcttttggtttcatctcaattaaatattccatgcttaggttatgagctttgacccaaaaggtatttttgttgactttttggaggacctgtaatgtttt
Encoded proteins:
- the LOC131657797 gene encoding G2/mitotic-specific cyclin C13-1-like, whose amino-acid sequence is MMEIEEKRKPAIDYIERVQRCMMTTNMREKLVDWLVEVADVYKLLPETLHLAVSYIDRFLSIQSLNTSKLQLLGISAMLIASKYEEVNPTRAVQFCQITTYELHEVLEMEARILKSLNYEMGNPNVITFLRHGFFFSYLKFEYLNFATSHSQFKYLCNYLADLSLLDYECLQFKPSTLAASVIFLAKFIIRPRVNPWTLSLHESLGYGSDDLEDCATILHDLYLSRRAASLKTVRDKYKRSKYKCVANLSSPPELPESYFEDVHAFYQCNGGANITTDDEWD